The Schistocerca americana isolate TAMUIC-IGC-003095 unplaced genomic scaffold, iqSchAmer2.1 HiC_scaffold_57, whole genome shotgun sequence DNA segment CACAGTCCGTGTCCGACGTAACCGCAGCCTGCTGGACTCCTCGCTGTAAGCACAATCCGGgtctgacatcaccacagcccgctgcactccacgcagtcagcaccgtgcgcgtccgacgtcaccaaatcccgctggactccacgctgtcagcaccgtccatgtccgacgtcaccacagcacgctgcactccacgctgtcagcaccgtccacgtccgtcgtcaccacagcccactgcactccacgctgtgagcaccgcccgcgtccgacgtcgccacagcctggtgcactccacgctgtcagcaccgtccgtgtctgacgtcaccacagccggctcgattccacgctgtcagcaccgtccgtgtccgacgtcaccactgaTGCAGCAGTCCACGCTGTGAGCATCGttcatgtccgacgtcaccacaccccgctgcactccatgctgtcagcaccgaccccgtccgacatcaccacagcctgcagcactgcacgctgtgagcaccgtccgtgtccgacgacACCACATTCCGCTGCACTCCACTCTGTCATCaccgtccgcttccgacgtcaccacagccgcctggactccacgctgtcagcaccgtccgtgtccgacgtcaccacagcccgctgcaatccacgctgtcagcacagtccgtgtccgatttcaccacagcccgttgcactccacgctgtcagcaccgtccacgtccgacgtcaacaCAGACCGCTTTACTCCACGCTGTCaggaccgtccgcgtccgacgtcaccagggccagcagcactccacgctgtgagcaccgccagtgtccaacgtcaccacagcccgctgcaccccacgctgtcagcaccgtccgcttccgacgtcaccacagcccgctggactccaatctgtcaccaacgtccgcttccgacgtcaacacagcgcactggactccacgctgtcagcaccgtccacgtccgacgtcaccacagaccgctgcactccacgctgtcagcgccgtccgtatccgacgtcaccacagccctctggactccaggctgtcagcaccgtcctcgtttgacgtcaccacagcccgctgcactccacgctgtgagcaccgtacgAGTCCAACGTCACAACAGCCCGTTGGACTCCATGCTGTGTCACCATCCGTGTCcgatgtcaccacagcccgctgcactccacgctgtcagcaccgtacaggtctcacatcaccacagcccgctgcactacacgctgtcagcaccgtctgcgtccgacgtcaccacagcccgctggactcaacgctgtcagcaccgcccgggtctgacttcaccacagcccgctgcactccacgctgtcagcaccgtccgcgtccgacgtcaccacagcccgctggactccacgctgtcagcaccgtccgcgtccgatgtcttcacagcccacaggactccacactgtcagcaccgtccgcgtccgatgtcaccacagccagctgcactccatgctgccatcaccgtccgcgtccaacttcaccacagcccgctgcactccacgctgtgagcaccgcccgcgtccgacgtcaccacagcccgccgcaCCACACGTTGTCAGCACCGTCTGTGTCCGAcgccaccacagcccgctgcattccacgctgtcagcaccatccgtatccgacgtcaccacagcctgctacactccacgctgtcagtgccGGCTGTGTCCGGCGTCACCCCCGCCTGCTGCAATCCTCGCTGTGAGCAtcgtccgcgtctgacgtcaccacagcccgctgcacttcacgccgtcagcaccgtccgcgtctgacgtcaccactGCCCCCTGCAGTCCACAGTGTGAGCATCGTCAATGTCCGACGTCAACACAGACCGCtgtactccacgctgtcagcaccgtccgcgtccgacgtcaccacagcaggaagcactccacgctgtgagcaccg contains these protein-coding regions:
- the LOC124586823 gene encoding mucin-5AC-like: MLSAPTPSDITTACSTARCEHRPCPTTPHSAALHSVITVRFRRHHSRLDSTLSAPSVSDVTTARCNPRCQHSPCPISPQPVALHAVSTVHVRRQHRPLYSTLSGPSASDVTRASSTPRCEHRQCPTSPQPAAPHAVSTVRFRRHHSPLDSNLSPTSASDVNTAHWTPRCQHRPRPTSPQTAALHAVSAVRIRRHHSPLDSRLSAPSSFDVTTARCTPRCEHRTSPTSQQPVGLHAVSPSVSDVTTARCTPRCQHRTGLTSPQPAALHAVSTVCVRRHHSPLDSTLSAPPGSDFTTARCTPRCQHRPRPTSPQPAGLHAVSTVRVRCLHSPQDSTLSAPSASDVTTASCTPCCHHRPRPTSPQPAALHAVSTARVRRHHSPPHHTLSAPSVSDATTARCIPRCQHHPYPTSPQPATLHAVSAGCVRRHPRLLQSSL